DNA from Sphingomonas sp. SUN039:
CTCGCCGTGCTCGCAGCGGGCGGGGTGGCACGTTAGCGTTATGAACCGAGCGTGGAAGCGCTATGGCTCCCTCTCGCTTACAATACCGGCGACTGGATTGGCTTACGCACTGGACGCCGGACCTTACGCAATCGTAGGAATCGCGATTACGGGCGCGATCACGCTCGCAATCGACGTAATAACCGACTGACCGCGAAGGCTAATTGCCGTCCGGGTTATCCGTCGTTCCGCCGCCGCGGCCCACGCTGCCGACCTGACCGATATTACCGAAGATCTCCTGGAAGAAGCTGCGGTTGCGGCCCAGCGTCGGGGTTTGGTCCTTGTTGGGACGGATCATCGCGACCTTTTCCAGACCGGTCGAATCGGTCGCCACGACATTGCCGGTGCCGTCGAAACGGACGTGCAGGATCGTCTGGCCGGAAGGGCGTGGCACCTTGTACGCCAGCTGGCGCGTGTCGCGCGACACATAATACCAGTCGTTGGCGTCGAACTGGCCGATGAAGCTGGGGCGGCCGAGCGTCCCCTGCACGGATGCCTTGTTATCGACCCCCGGTTTCACCGTCGCAGCAAGTTGCGAATCGATAATGAAACCCTGATGCCCGGGCACGCGCGCGCAGCCGGTGGCAAGCACGAGCGTCGCAAGCGACAAAAGGGGGACGATGCGCCGTGTGGCCATGGAAAAATACTCTTCGAACGTCGGCGCACGGCTTTGCGACATTGCAACCGCGCGGTCGCGCCGCAATATGCCAAAGATGAGGGCAACGGCAAGCACAGAGCGGAAGAGCGGGTTTCTGGCCCGCTTGTTCGGGCGCGACGACGACGGGCTGGAGGCGCTCTATGCCGCCGTGGTGACCGAGGCGCGCCAGCCGCACTGGTACGCGAGCTATGGCGTCCCCGACACGGTCGACGGGCGATTCGACATGGTATCGCTCGTCCTGTCGCTCGTCCTGCTGCGGCTCGAACGCGAAGGGCGCGAGGTCGAAGCGGTGCGGCTGACCGAGGCGTTCATTACCGATATGGACGGCCAGATCCGCGAGATCGGCTTCGGCGACCTGGTCGTCGGCAAGCAGGTCGGCGGCATCATGGCCGTCGTCGGCGGGCGGCTGGGTGCCTATCGCGCGGGGTTCGATGCCGCGACGCTGGGCCGGACACTGTGGCGCGGCGAACCGCCCGCAAATGCTGAGGCGGCGGTGGCGGCGTTGACCGGGCTGCGCGAGCGGATCGACGGCGTTCCGCTCGATGCGCTGCTTGCGGGCAATATTTCGTGAAGCCCGAGTTCAGCCGCCGCTATCCGCTCGATACGATCGGGTCGGCACCGCGCGAGGTGTGCGTCGAGGCCACCGCAGCGGAGCGCGCGGCGCTGGCGACCCGCTTTGGGCTGGAGGCGCTGGAAGCGCTGGGCGCTACAGCCGTATTGACGGCGTGCGCGCTGGGCATCGAGGCCGTCGGGCGATTGCGCGGCGATGTCGTGCAGAGCTGCGTCGTGACCGGCGAGCCGGTGGCAGCGCGCATCGACGAGGCATTTGCCCTGCGCTTCGTCGATCCTGCCCTGCTCGCAAGCGAAGCCGAGGAAACCGAACTCAGCGACGGCGATTGCGACCTGATCGAGATCGACGGCGGCGCGGTCGATCTGGGCGAAGCGGTCGCGCAGACGCTGGGCCTTGCGCTCGATCCTTTTCCGCGCTGCGCGGTCGAGCGGGCGCGCGAAAAGGAGCGCAAATGGGCAGCGGGCGCGGACGCCGGACCGTTTGCCGGGCTGAAGGGGATGCTGGGAAACCAATAGCCACGTCGCCCCGGACTCGATCCGGGGCTGGGCTTCTTCGTCGGGAACTCACGCCACCGGCAGCCTAGGCCCGAATCAGGTCCGGGCCGACACAAGCTCAGAACGGCACATCATCATCCAAGTCCGAATCGAACGCGCTCGGACGGCTTCCGCCACCGCGCGAAGCTCCGCCGCCGCCATAATTGCCGCCGCCCGAACCGCGTCCGCCCTCGTCGCGGTTCCAGTCGTCGCCACCACCGCCGCCGCCACGCGATCCGCCACCGCTGTCACGACCGTCGAGCAGGACCATCGACGAGTTGAAATTCCGCAGCACGACGTCGGTCGTGTAGCGGTCGTTGCCGTCCTTGTCCTGCCACTTGCGGGTTTCGAGCTGGCCTTCGAGGTACACTTTCGACCCCTTTTTGAGATATTGTTCGGCGACGCGGGCCAGGCCTTCGCTGAAGATCGAGACATTGTGCCATTCGGTGCGATCCTTGCGCTCGCCCGAATTCTTGTCCTTCCAGCTTTCCGACGTCGCGACGCTGAACGACACCACTTTGCCGCCGTTCTGGAACGACCGCGACTCAGGGTCTTTGCCCAGATTGCCGACGAGAATGACCTTGTTGACGCTGCCTGCCACGTTCTTCCCCTAAAGTCCGAGCGCCACCGCGCTCCAATATGTGATCCCTGCCGCCGCGTAGGCCAGCGCGAACAGGTACGCTAGCATGAAGCCGGGCCATTTCCACCCGTTGGTCTCGCGCCGGACGACGGCAATCGTCGAAATGCACTGCGGCGCGAAGACGAACCAGGCGAGGAAGGCGAGCGCCGTCGGCAGCGACCATTTGTTGCGGAGCGAGGCGGCGAGCGACTGGTCGCGCGCGCCCTCGTCCGCCGTGTCGATGGCGTTGACGGTCGCGAGCGCCGACACCGCAACTTCGCGCGCCGCCATGGCGGGGATCAGCGCCAGCGCAATGTCGCGGTCGAAGCCGATGGGCTTGACGACGACGGCGAGGCCGTCGGCGATGCGCCCCGCAATCGAATGGTCGATCTGGCTCTTCGCCGATCCGGCAGGCACCTGCGGAAAGCTGAGCAATGCCCAGAGCACCACGGTCGTGAAGGCGATGATCGTCCCGGCACGCTTCAGAAAGGCCCAGGCGCGCTGCCACAGGCCGAGCGCGAGATCGCGCAGCACCGGCAGCTGGTATTTGGGCATTTCCATCATGAAACCCTGCGCGCCGCCCTTCGTCACCGTCCGCCGCAACAACAGTGCGGCGAACAGCGCGCCGAGGATTCCCGCAAGATAGAGCGCGAACAGCACCAGCCCCTGCAGACCGATGCCCGGACCGACCGTGCGCGACGGGATGAACGCCGCGATGATGACGGCATAGACCGGCAGCCGCGCCGAACAGGTCATCAGCGGCGCGATCAGGATCGTCGTCAGCCGGTCTTTCGGATCGTCGATCGTGCGCGTCGCCATGATGCCGGGGATCGCGCAGGCGAAGCTCGACAGCAGCGGAATGAACGCGCGCCCCGACAGGCCGACCCGCGACATCAGCCGGTCCATCAGGAAGGCGGCACGGACCATATAGCCCGACGCTTCGAGCACGAGGATGAAGGCGAACAGGATCAGGATCTGGGGCAGGAAAACGACCACCGCACCGACGCCCGCGATAATCCCGTCGGTCAGCAGCGAGCGCAGGATCGAGTCGGGAAGGGCCGCCTTGATGCTGTCCTGCAGGCTGCCGATCCATCCATCGATGAGGTCCGCGGGGACGGCGGCAAGGCTGAACACCGCCTGGAACATGACGAAGAGCAATGCGGCAAGGATCAGCGGCCCGGCGACGGGATGCAGCACGACACGGTCGATACTTTCGGTCCAGCGCCGCGCCGTCCCCGATTCGACCGTGACGCTTTTGGCAATGCGCCGCGCATGGCGCTGGCGCTCGGCAAGGGTCGGCTCTTCAAGAATTATGTGCGGACGGTCGGGTGCCCCGGTCAGGGCGGCATCGAGTGCCAGCTTCAACTCGTCCAGCCCGCGTTTCCGAACGGCCACCGTCGGCACGACCGCTACGCCCAATGTCTGCGCGAGCGCAGGCACATCGATGGCAAGCCCGTCGCGGGTCGCCAGGTCGAACATGTTGAGCGCGACGACGACCGGTCGCCCGAGCGCGATCAACTCCATCGCGAAGCGCAAATGGTTGTCGAGGTTGGCCGCATCGACGACCACGACCAGCACCGACGGCACGCGTTCGCCCGCCTGCTGGCCCATCAGCGTGTCGCGGGTCACCTGTTCGTCGGGACTCGACGGCGTCAGGCTGTAGGTGCCGGGCAGATCGACCAGTTCGACCGGTCGCCCGTCGGCCATGGTCAGGCGACCGGCATGGCGCTCGACGGTGACGCCCGGATAATTTCCGACCTTTTGCCGCGCCCCGGTCAGCGCGTTGAACAGCGCCGACTTGCCGGCATTGGGATTGCCGACCAGCGCCACCATTGGCGGTTCGGTCGCGACAATGCGTGTCTCTGCGTTCACTGGACCGGCTCGACCGAAATCGCGGCGGCATGGGCACGGCGGATGGCCACCGTCATCCGGCCGATGCGGACGGCGAGCGGATCGCGTGCAACGAGTCCTGCGCCGTGGAGCGGCTCTACCGCGACCCCCTCGTCGAAGCCCAACTCGCGCAAACGCCGTCCGTCGCGCTCGGTCAGCGACGGCCAGTCGATGCTGGAAATCGTGGCTTCGCGCTGAAAGGGAAGGTCCGCAAGGGTCACTTGCGAGCGATTATCAGTATCGTCTGGCGATTGCCAGTAGGGTGCGGGTCGAATTGCGGATGGAGATGCGCTAGCGATCGCGCGTGACACGCTACGACCAGCGAACCCGGGCGCTCGCCGCCAGCCTCGCAGCGGTGGCGGGCTATGTCGATGCCACCGGCTTTCTGGCGAGCAAGGGCTTCTTCGTGTCGTTCATGAGCGGTAATTCGACGCGTCTGGCCGTCGGAACCGTCGAGCGCGCAGCCGACGCTGCCGCTGCACTGGTCCTGATCGCGGTCTTTGTCGTCGGCGTCGTCACTGGTTCGCTGGTCGGACGGCGTGCAGGCCGTCATCAACGGTCGATTGTCATCGCCTTTGTCGCGGTGTCGCTGGTCAGCGCCATGGTGCTGTCGTCGTTGGGGCAATTGCATGTCGCGCTGGGCCTGATGGCGCTGGCAATGGGCGCGGAGAACGCCATTTTCGAAGCCGAAGGCGAGGTGCAGATCGGGCTGACCTATATGACCGGCACCCTGGTCAAGTTCGGACAACGGCTGGGCACGGCGCTGTCGGGCGGCGACCGCTGGAGCTGGGTACCCTATGCGATGTTGTGGCTGGGGCTGGTTGCGGGCGCTGTCCTCGGTGCGGCACTGTTTCCGGTCTTCGGCCTTGCGTCGCTGCTGCTGCCCGCCGCCTTGCTGGCGGTGCTCGCGCTGCTCGTCCGTCGCCTCGGGCTGGAGGGTTAGACGGCGGGATAGCGCAGCCGCCCCAGAAACCGCGCAAGGCTGATCCGCTCCGGCGCCGAATGCGAGAAACGCGCCTTGGCTTTTTCGAAGCGCATGATCCCTTCGATCCGGCGACCAAGGAACGCGCGGGTGTCGGCGCGGTCCTCGCTCTCGTCGGCAAGCATCGCCATCACCGTCGCGGCATAAACGCCGCCGAGAATCGCGCGCTTGGTATAATGGTTGTAATCGGTCGCGGTATCGCCCGCCGCGCGCCACATCGCGTCCGCCGCGCGCCAGTTGAGTTTGGCCGCCCGCGCCAGATTCTGCGGCAGCGCAAGCACGGCGAGCGCACGCCGCAACGCCTCTATATCGACCGCCACCAGATCCAGCCGCGCCTCGACCAGCGCCGCAATCCGCGCGCGGATTTTCATTGCGGCCAGTTTCTCGGGCGGCAGGTCGGCCAGCATCGCCGCGTCGACATGCGCGAACCAGGCGTCGATCATGTCGACCGCGCCGCCGGGAAAGGCGAGGCGCGCGATTGCCGGATCGATGCCCATGGCCGCTGCCGCCGCGTCGAGCGCCACCGGCGTCCAGCCGTCGAACCCGGCATGGCGCGGCAGCTCGGCGGCAAGCATGACGCGCATTTCGTCGAGGGTGGGGTCGGCCAAGTTACGCTCCATCGGTGACACGGCATCGGTGACACAGGCGAAATGGGCTGCTAGGCGTCGCGCGTCAACGGCGTGCAGGGGCGCGCTTCTCAACGTCGCAGGGGCTAGGACATGGCAAAATTCTTGGGCAAGCTGGGCAACGCGCTGATCGTCGGATTCGCGCTGCTCGTCATCGTGATCTTCGCATTCCACGGCGGTACCGAAACATCGCCCTATCTCAACGGGCTCTTTCGCTATCTGCACGTCCTGTTCGGCGTGATGTGGATCGGCCTGCTCTATTATTTCAATTTCGTGCAAATCCCGACGATGCCGTCGGTCCCGGCCGAACTGAAGCCGGGCGTGTCGAAATATATCGCGCCTGCCGCGCTGTTCTGGTTCCGCTGGGCGGCCCTGATGACCGTGCTGATGGGCGTCGTTGTCGCTTGCACGCCGCCGGCGCAGGGGTTTTCGAGCTATTTCATCCCGGCGCTGACTTTCCAGCCCGGCTTCAGGCTGATCGGCCTCGGCATGTGGCTGGGTCTGATTATGGCGTTCAACGTCTGGTTCCTGATCTGGCCGAACCAGAAAAAGGCGCTGGGAATCGTTGAGGCGGATGCCGATACAAAGGCGAAGGCGGCGACCACCGCGATGATGTTCAGCCGGATCAACACCATCCTGTCGATCCCGATGCTCTACGCGATGGTCACGCAGGGCATCCTCGGCAACTAAATCTCGGGTTCGAGCAGACCTGCTTCGATCAGCCGCCCGACCAGCGCTACGGCCAGGTCGGGCGTCAGGCCGGGCAGGTCGCCGACGGCAAAAGCCGGTGTCGCGAGGATGAAGCGCAGCGCGGGCGCGGCTCCTGCGTGGAGCGCCATGCGTCCGCCCGGAAGCGCGAGTTCGATGGTCGCCCCGGCCTCGCGCAGGTGCGCCGCCGACAGCGCGGCATGACGGACGCGCGTCGTTACCCCCAGCACCGGTGCCGCGACCGGCGGCACGAGCCGCGCGAGATCGGCGACCGCCCGTCCGCTGCGCCGTTCAAGCGCTGCCTCGACGAATTGCGGCTGTCGGCAGCGCTCGGCGAGATCGGCAAAGGCGCGGGCAAGGTCGTTCGCGCTGCCCGCTGCCGCGCGCAACGGACGCGCGGTTTCGGCCAGATGGTCGATCGCCGCGATCATCGCTGCGCGCAGGGTGAGCGGCGTGAACAGGATCGCGACATGGATCGACTCGGTCGTCGAGGCGACGCTGTGCGGCAAGCCACGCGGAATATAGAGCAGGTCGCCGGGCGCCGCATCGACGACATTGTGCCGCTCCAGATGCGGGGGTGTCTCGGCGATATCGCGCCACGGGTTCTGCAACCCCGCCGCATCGGTCGAGACGAACCAGCGTTTGCGCCCCGCCAGCTGGATCGCGATATTGTCGTTGTTGTCGTAATGGATTTTCGCGCGTGCCCCCACGCGGCTCCAGAATATCGACGTGTCGACCGGCTGGTCGAGTACAATTTCGAGTGCACGGACAAAGTGCTGCAACGCGGGCGACAACGCGCGGACATCGGGGAGGCGGACCGTATAGCCGCGCGCGTGATAAGCGTCGATCAGCGCGCGGAACGCCGCCGCATCCGCGACCACGGCAGGACCGGGCGGCGGCCCTTGGGGTGCGACCGCATGGCAATCGAGGGTTGGGGCATGCGTCGCAAAGGCCGCGAGAATGGTCTGTTCGGGATCGGGGCCGAGCAGTCCGGTCCGGAGATGCGCGGCATCGCCGCCCTGTTCGAGCGGGCGGCTCGCCGCGACGGCATCGAGGAACGTGCCCAACGCCAGCGGGGCCAGCATCTTGCCAACAACAGCTCGGGCGTCGGACGGGGTCATCGCCCGAAACGGCTATGGCAAAGGCGCGGGCGACGCAATCGGGGCCTCAGTCCGCCTTGCTTGCCTCCGTCGCCGGATCGCGCACGAGCACGAGCGCCAGCCCCACGAGCAGCGCGCCCGTCACGTCGAGTACGCCCAGCGTCTCGTCGAACACCAGCCAGCCGACGAGCGCGGCAATGATCGGCTGGGTCAGCAACGACAGACCGATCAGCAGCGGACTGACCCGGCCCAGTGCATAGACCAGCAAGCCCTGCCCCACGACCTGGCTGCACAGCGACAGCGCGACCAGCGGCGTCCAGTTCGACGGCCAGACCGCTTCGCCGAGCAGCAGCGCAA
Protein-coding regions in this window:
- a CDS encoding outer membrane protein assembly factor BamE; the encoded protein is MATRRIVPLLSLATLVLATGCARVPGHQGFIIDSQLAATVKPGVDNKASVQGTLGRPSFIGQFDANDWYYVSRDTRQLAYKVPRPSGQTILHVRFDGTGNVVATDSTGLEKVAMIRPNKDQTPTLGRNRSFFQEIFGNIGQVGSVGRGGGTTDNPDGN
- a CDS encoding ubiquinol-cytochrome C chaperone family protein, giving the protein MRATASTERKSGFLARLFGRDDDGLEALYAAVVTEARQPHWYASYGVPDTVDGRFDMVSLVLSLVLLRLEREGREVEAVRLTEAFITDMDGQIREIGFGDLVVGKQVGGIMAVVGGRLGAYRAGFDAATLGRTLWRGEPPANAEAAVAALTGLRERIDGVPLDALLAGNIS
- a CDS encoding DUF177 domain-containing protein; the protein is MKPEFSRRYPLDTIGSAPREVCVEATAAERAALATRFGLEALEALGATAVLTACALGIEAVGRLRGDVVQSCVVTGEPVAARIDEAFALRFVDPALLASEAEETELSDGDCDLIEIDGGAVDLGEAVAQTLGLALDPFPRCAVERAREKERKWAAGADAGPFAGLKGMLGNQ
- the ssb gene encoding single-stranded DNA-binding protein; protein product: MAGSVNKVILVGNLGKDPESRSFQNGGKVVSFSVATSESWKDKNSGERKDRTEWHNVSIFSEGLARVAEQYLKKGSKVYLEGQLETRKWQDKDGNDRYTTDVVLRNFNSSMVLLDGRDSGGGSRGGGGGGDDWNRDEGGRGSGGGNYGGGGASRGGGSRPSAFDSDLDDDVPF
- a CDS encoding ferrous iron transporter B, with the protein product MVALVGNPNAGKSALFNALTGARQKVGNYPGVTVERHAGRLTMADGRPVELVDLPGTYSLTPSSPDEQVTRDTLMGQQAGERVPSVLVVVVDAANLDNHLRFAMELIALGRPVVVALNMFDLATRDGLAIDVPALAQTLGVAVVPTVAVRKRGLDELKLALDAALTGAPDRPHIILEEPTLAERQRHARRIAKSVTVESGTARRWTESIDRVVLHPVAGPLILAALLFVMFQAVFSLAAVPADLIDGWIGSLQDSIKAALPDSILRSLLTDGIIAGVGAVVVFLPQILILFAFILVLEASGYMVRAAFLMDRLMSRVGLSGRAFIPLLSSFACAIPGIMATRTIDDPKDRLTTILIAPLMTCSARLPVYAVIIAAFIPSRTVGPGIGLQGLVLFALYLAGILGALFAALLLRRTVTKGGAQGFMMEMPKYQLPVLRDLALGLWQRAWAFLKRAGTIIAFTTVVLWALLSFPQVPAGSAKSQIDHSIAGRIADGLAVVVKPIGFDRDIALALIPAMAAREVAVSALATVNAIDTADEGARDQSLAASLRNKWSLPTALAFLAWFVFAPQCISTIAVVRRETNGWKWPGFMLAYLFALAYAAAGITYWSAVALGL
- a CDS encoding FeoA family protein; translation: MTLADLPFQREATISSIDWPSLTERDGRRLRELGFDEGVAVEPLHGAGLVARDPLAVRIGRMTVAIRRAHAAAISVEPVQ
- a CDS encoding YoaK family protein, with the translated sequence MTRYDQRTRALAASLAAVAGYVDATGFLASKGFFVSFMSGNSTRLAVGTVERAADAAAALVLIAVFVVGVVTGSLVGRRAGRHQRSIVIAFVAVSLVSAMVLSSLGQLHVALGLMALAMGAENAIFEAEGEVQIGLTYMTGTLVKFGQRLGTALSGGDRWSWVPYAMLWLGLVAGAVLGAALFPVFGLASLLLPAALLAVLALLVRRLGLEG
- a CDS encoding COQ9 family protein, coding for MERNLADPTLDEMRVMLAAELPRHAGFDGWTPVALDAAAAAMGIDPAIARLAFPGGAVDMIDAWFAHVDAAMLADLPPEKLAAMKIRARIAALVEARLDLVAVDIEALRRALAVLALPQNLARAAKLNWRAADAMWRAAGDTATDYNHYTKRAILGGVYAATVMAMLADESEDRADTRAFLGRRIEGIMRFEKAKARFSHSAPERISLARFLGRLRYPAV
- a CDS encoding urate hydroxylase PuuD gives rise to the protein MAKFLGKLGNALIVGFALLVIVIFAFHGGTETSPYLNGLFRYLHVLFGVMWIGLLYYFNFVQIPTMPSVPAELKPGVSKYIAPAALFWFRWAALMTVLMGVVVACTPPAQGFSSYFIPALTFQPGFRLIGLGMWLGLIMAFNVWFLIWPNQKKALGIVEADADTKAKAATTAMMFSRINTILSIPMLYAMVTQGILGN
- a CDS encoding cupin domain-containing protein; protein product: MTPSDARAVVGKMLAPLALGTFLDAVAASRPLEQGGDAAHLRTGLLGPDPEQTILAAFATHAPTLDCHAVAPQGPPPGPAVVADAAAFRALIDAYHARGYTVRLPDVRALSPALQHFVRALEIVLDQPVDTSIFWSRVGARAKIHYDNNDNIAIQLAGRKRWFVSTDAAGLQNPWRDIAETPPHLERHNVVDAAPGDLLYIPRGLPHSVASTTESIHVAILFTPLTLRAAMIAAIDHLAETARPLRAAAGSANDLARAFADLAERCRQPQFVEAALERRSGRAVADLARLVPPVAAPVLGVTTRVRHAALSAAHLREAGATIELALPGGRMALHAGAAPALRFILATPAFAVGDLPGLTPDLAVALVGRLIEAGLLEPEI